A region of Spiribacter roseus DNA encodes the following proteins:
- a CDS encoding YrhK family protein, with product MPHLFVNRSRAYDLLESSEKAGRTFVWESVNAILYVFGGVAFIFGSLFFFPALEAELNWGVWGFFIGSILYLLVTAHDVLEVLRYRREPHRGRSLELVAASGYLIGTILFLVGSVLFFTFVDLTVAGAWCFIIGSLLFTASPFVNVLQVHHLSARALRLYTLTGISFVAGAVLFTTASIPYLWNIGDSRLAIELSDFLGAQYLVGSVLFLAGGFFNYLRAWVRVREYRSQ from the coding sequence ATGCCTCATCTTTTCGTCAACCGCAGCCGGGCCTATGACCTGCTCGAGTCCTCCGAGAAGGCGGGACGCACGTTTGTCTGGGAGAGCGTTAACGCCATTCTCTACGTCTTTGGCGGCGTTGCGTTCATCTTTGGCAGCCTGTTCTTTTTTCCTGCGCTGGAGGCCGAACTCAACTGGGGTGTCTGGGGCTTTTTCATTGGCTCCATCCTCTATCTGCTGGTCACGGCGCATGATGTGCTGGAGGTGCTGCGCTACCGGCGCGAGCCGCACCGGGGGCGTTCACTCGAACTGGTTGCGGCCAGCGGCTATCTGATCGGCACGATCCTGTTCCTTGTCGGCAGCGTCCTGTTCTTCACCTTCGTGGACCTGACGGTCGCGGGCGCCTGGTGCTTCATCATCGGCAGCCTGTTGTTCACCGCCTCGCCATTCGTCAATGTGCTCCAGGTCCACCATCTCAGTGCGCGCGCCCTGCGCCTATACACCCTGACCGGCATCAGCTTTGTGGCCGGCGCGGTGCTCTTCACCACCGCCTCCATTCCCTATCTGTGGAACATCGGGGATTCGCGGCTTGCGATCGAGCTGTCGGATTTTCTGGGGGCGCAGTATCTGGTCGGCAGTGTCCTGTTCCTGGCCGGCGGGTTTTTCAACTATCTGCGCGCCTGGGTCCGGGTGCGGGAGTATCGCTCGCAATGA